The proteins below are encoded in one region of Bosea sp. BIWAKO-01:
- a CDS encoding phosphatase PAP2 family protein, protein MKRLASLTLGLTLLAIGYAGADVQSSKFYVSPEQLDTTRFMAPPPSADTTRRELEIMLSLQDKRTAEQAERSVADLEQSVFRFADVMGPEFTAEKLPKAAAFFTKVYKTESAFNKQGKEKWERQRPPVVDARLKPVAKYSNSGSYPSGHAAFSYLTAIVLADIVPEKGEAIFARAVEFGENRVIGGVHYPSDIQAGREMAAMIAVLAYRNPDFQRDLEGTKSEIRGALRLAQ, encoded by the coding sequence ATGAAAAGACTCGCGAGCCTGACTCTCGGACTGACGCTTCTTGCGATTGGCTATGCCGGCGCGGACGTCCAGAGCAGCAAATTCTATGTATCGCCGGAGCAACTCGACACGACCCGGTTCATGGCGCCGCCGCCATCCGCGGACACGACCCGGCGGGAGCTCGAGATCATGCTGAGCCTGCAGGATAAGCGGACAGCCGAGCAGGCCGAGCGGTCGGTCGCGGATCTCGAGCAGAGCGTCTTTCGCTTTGCCGACGTGATGGGCCCCGAATTCACGGCCGAGAAACTGCCGAAAGCGGCGGCGTTCTTCACGAAGGTCTACAAGACGGAGAGCGCCTTCAACAAGCAGGGCAAGGAGAAGTGGGAGCGCCAGCGGCCTCCGGTTGTTGACGCGCGCCTCAAGCCGGTCGCCAAATATTCGAACAGCGGCTCTTATCCGAGCGGTCACGCTGCGTTTTCATACCTCACCGCGATCGTGTTGGCCGATATCGTGCCGGAGAAGGGCGAGGCGATCTTCGCGCGCGCCGTCGAATTCGGCGAGAACCGGGTGATCGGCGGCGTGCACTATCCAAGCGACATCCAGGCGGGCCGGGAGATGGCCGCGATGATCGCGGTTCTCGCCTACCGGAACCCCGATTTCCAAAGGGATCTCGAAGGAACGAAGTCCGAAATCCGCGGCGCCTTGCGACTGGCGCAGTGA
- a CDS encoding DUF4239 domain-containing protein, with protein MVEWLSAFTFCSLLSAAAVFGLLLRSRLPEEHLTEKNMEALRLITSLLVTFAALVLSLQLSSVKSAFDMAYRDRNADAGQLAQLDQCLRNFGPGAAQARANLRSYTAAVIASTWPDEERPTGIAYPDPSTMGRHGESPTLSVLVNQIGLEINALAPVDVLHANLATECRANFMSLQQRRWAVIEDARDPASRLFTNVLTFWLMLVFVSFGLQVPRKLLAAIVLAIGVVSISSVMFVIVDLNSPYGGLFGIPSTSMRNVFEAMSR; from the coding sequence ATGGTGGAGTGGCTTTCAGCCTTCACGTTCTGCTCGCTGCTCAGCGCGGCGGCGGTGTTCGGCCTCCTGCTGCGGAGCCGGTTGCCCGAGGAGCATCTGACTGAAAAGAACATGGAGGCGCTGCGGCTGATCACGAGCCTCCTCGTTACATTTGCGGCGCTTGTCCTCAGCCTGCAGCTGTCGAGCGTGAAGAGCGCGTTCGACATGGCGTACCGGGACAGGAACGCGGATGCCGGGCAACTGGCCCAGCTCGATCAGTGCCTCCGCAATTTCGGCCCGGGGGCCGCGCAGGCCCGCGCGAATCTCCGAAGCTATACCGCCGCGGTGATCGCGAGCACCTGGCCCGACGAGGAAAGGCCGACCGGCATTGCCTATCCTGACCCCAGCACCATGGGACGCCACGGGGAAAGCCCGACTCTCAGCGTGCTGGTCAATCAGATCGGCCTCGAGATCAATGCCCTGGCCCCGGTCGACGTGTTGCATGCGAACCTTGCTACGGAATGCCGTGCGAATTTCATGAGCCTTCAGCAACGTCGCTGGGCGGTGATTGAAGATGCGCGGGACCCGGCGTCGCGGCTGTTCACGAACGTCCTGACGTTCTGGCTGATGCTGGTCTTCGTCAGCTTCGGCCTGCAGGTCCCTCGCAAGCTGCTGGCCGCCATCGTCCTGGCGATTGGGGTGGTTTCGATATCGAGCGTGATGTTCGTGATCGTTGATCTGAACTCGCCCTATGGCGGCCTCTTCGGCATCCCAAGCACATCGATGCGCAATGTGTTCGAGGCCATGAGCCGGTAG
- a CDS encoding M20 aminoacylase family protein has protein sequence MPKSELIAALTPELTAIRRDFHRHPELLFDVHRTAGIVAEKLKAWGVDEVVTGIGQTGVVGVIKGKRQGSGKVIGLRADMDALPIHEETNLEHRSTVPGKMHACGHDGHTTMLLGAAKYLAETRDFDGTAVVIFQPAEEGGGGAKVMCDEGLMERFGVQEVYGLHNKPGMAIGQFCIRKGPLMAAADRFLIKIEGKGGHAAAPHDTKDPVVAACQLVTALQTVASRNADPLDSVVVSATAINAGEAFNVIPQTVEIKGSVRTLTPAMRDLAQKRILEIADGLAKAFDLKCEVDYDRGYPVTFNHAGQTDFVTSATRNVFGKDAIDTEIPPVMGSEDFSFMLEERPGAYIFMGNGDSAGLHHPAYEFNDAAIPVGVTYWASLVEIAMPQRAA, from the coding sequence ATGCCGAAGTCCGAACTCATCGCGGCGCTGACGCCCGAGCTCACCGCGATCCGTCGCGATTTTCACCGCCATCCCGAACTGCTCTTCGACGTGCATCGCACGGCGGGCATCGTCGCCGAGAAGCTCAAGGCCTGGGGCGTCGACGAAGTGGTGACCGGCATTGGCCAGACCGGCGTCGTCGGCGTGATCAAGGGCAAGCGCCAGGGCTCCGGCAAGGTCATCGGCCTGCGTGCCGACATGGATGCGTTGCCGATCCACGAGGAAACCAATCTCGAGCATCGCTCGACCGTGCCCGGCAAGATGCATGCCTGCGGTCATGACGGCCACACCACCATGCTGCTCGGCGCTGCGAAGTATCTCGCCGAGACCCGCGATTTCGACGGTACCGCAGTCGTGATCTTCCAGCCGGCCGAAGAAGGCGGCGGCGGCGCGAAGGTGATGTGCGATGAAGGCCTGATGGAGCGCTTCGGCGTGCAGGAGGTCTACGGGCTGCACAACAAGCCTGGCATGGCGATCGGTCAATTCTGCATCCGCAAGGGCCCGCTGATGGCCGCTGCCGATCGCTTCCTGATCAAGATCGAGGGCAAGGGCGGCCATGCCGCCGCGCCGCACGACACCAAGGATCCGGTGGTTGCCGCCTGCCAGCTCGTGACCGCGCTGCAGACCGTCGCCTCGCGCAATGCCGACCCGCTCGATTCGGTCGTCGTCTCGGCGACAGCGATCAATGCCGGCGAGGCGTTCAACGTCATTCCGCAGACCGTCGAGATCAAGGGCTCGGTCCGGACGTTGACGCCTGCCATGCGCGACCTCGCCCAGAAGCGCATCCTCGAGATCGCCGACGGGCTGGCGAAGGCGTTCGATCTCAAATGCGAAGTCGACTACGACCGCGGCTACCCAGTGACCTTCAATCACGCCGGGCAGACGGATTTCGTGACCAGCGCCACGCGGAACGTCTTCGGCAAGGACGCGATCGACACCGAGATCCCGCCGGTCATGGGGTCGGAGGATTTCTCCTTCATGCTCGAGGAGCGCCCCGGCGCCTATATCTTCATGGGCAATGGTGACTCGGCTGGCCTGCACCACCCGGCCTATGAGTTCAACGATGCGGCGATCCCGGTCGGCGTGACCTATTGGGCGAGCCTCGTCGAGATCGCCATGCCGCAGCGCGCAGCCTGA
- a CDS encoding NAD(P)/FAD-dependent oxidoreductase, with amino-acid sequence MADIDCLVIGAGVVGLATARALALAGREVVIAEAADGIGTQTSARNSEVIHAGIYYPPGSLKAQVCVEGRKQLYRYLGERGLPHKACGKLIVATSSGQRPALETIAARAKASGVDSLRYLDTAEARAHEPEVACEIALFSPETGVVDSHAFMLSLLGECEAAGGSLALNTPITGWRREGETFSVDFGGDDPATYSVRSIVNSAGHGAPRLLGRLDGFPAAHVPKQSFAKGNYFALLGKQPFSHLVYPIPEAAGLGIHATIDMAGRVKFGPDVEWVNDDQDLVVDPTRAEKFYAAIRTYWPGLQDGALVADFAGIRPKLHGPTEPMPDFRIDGPAVHGVPGLVNLLGIESPGLTSSLAIAELVIERLQA; translated from the coding sequence ATGGCCGATATCGATTGCCTCGTCATCGGGGCCGGCGTTGTCGGCCTCGCAACGGCGCGCGCCCTTGCGCTCGCCGGACGCGAGGTCGTGATCGCAGAAGCCGCCGACGGCATCGGCACTCAGACCTCCGCCCGCAACAGCGAGGTCATCCATGCCGGGATCTACTACCCACCCGGCTCGCTCAAGGCGCAGGTCTGCGTCGAGGGCCGCAAGCAGCTTTATCGCTATCTCGGTGAGCGCGGCCTGCCGCACAAAGCCTGCGGCAAGCTGATCGTCGCGACATCTTCGGGCCAGCGCCCGGCACTGGAAACGATCGCGGCGCGTGCGAAAGCCTCGGGCGTGGATTCGCTGCGCTATCTCGACACCGCCGAGGCGCGGGCGCACGAGCCCGAGGTCGCCTGCGAGATCGCGCTGTTCTCGCCAGAGACCGGCGTGGTCGACAGCCACGCCTTCATGCTCTCGCTGCTTGGAGAATGTGAAGCGGCCGGCGGCTCGCTGGCCCTGAATACGCCAATCACCGGCTGGCGCCGCGAGGGCGAGACGTTCAGCGTCGATTTCGGCGGCGACGATCCGGCAACCTATTCGGTCCGCAGCATCGTCAATTCTGCGGGACATGGCGCGCCGCGCCTGCTCGGCAGGCTCGACGGTTTTCCTGCCGCCCATGTGCCGAAGCAGTCTTTCGCCAAGGGCAACTACTTCGCACTGCTGGGGAAGCAGCCCTTCTCGCATCTGGTCTACCCGATCCCCGAAGCAGCCGGGCTCGGCATCCATGCCACGATCGACATGGCCGGGCGCGTCAAGTTCGGCCCGGATGTCGAATGGGTGAATGACGATCAGGACCTGGTCGTCGACCCGACCCGGGCCGAAAAGTTCTATGCAGCGATCAGGACCTACTGGCCGGGTCTGCAGGACGGCGCGTTGGTCGCGGATTTTGCCGGTATCCGGCCGAAGCTGCATGGGCCGACCGAGCCGATGCCGGATTTCCGCATCGACGGACCGGCGGTCCATGGCGTGCCGGGGCTGGTCAACCTGCTCGGGATCGAGAGCCCGGGGCTGACCTCCTCGCTCGCGATCGCGGAGCTGGTGATCGAAAGGCTGCAGGCGTGA
- the eda gene encoding bifunctional 4-hydroxy-2-oxoglutarate aldolase/2-dehydro-3-deoxy-phosphogluconate aldolase, which produces MSGEPEIARLKACGVVPVVVIEEAEVAVPLARALLAGGIDVIEVTLRRPAALAALERIAHEVPEILSVAGTVVTPLQVAEVKRVGAQAVVSPGFSEAVDEAMRAAGLPWLPGVATASDCMRAVSAGRITCKFFPAEQAGGTPALKALSGPFPQLKFCPTGGVSLANLADYLALPQVICVGGSWLVPADAVAKRDWARVTELAREARDAVKAIRG; this is translated from the coding sequence ATGTCAGGCGAACCCGAAATTGCACGCCTCAAGGCCTGTGGCGTTGTCCCGGTCGTCGTGATCGAGGAGGCCGAGGTCGCGGTCCCGCTGGCCCGCGCGCTGCTTGCGGGTGGCATCGACGTGATCGAGGTCACCCTGCGTCGCCCTGCTGCACTGGCCGCACTCGAGAGGATCGCCCACGAGGTGCCGGAAATCCTTTCGGTTGCCGGTACGGTCGTGACGCCCTTGCAGGTCGCAGAGGTCAAGCGGGTGGGCGCGCAGGCTGTGGTCAGCCCAGGCTTCAGCGAGGCGGTGGACGAGGCGATGCGCGCGGCGGGGCTGCCCTGGTTGCCTGGCGTGGCGACGGCGTCCGACTGCATGCGCGCGGTCTCGGCCGGACGGATCACCTGCAAGTTCTTCCCGGCAGAGCAGGCGGGCGGCACGCCGGCGCTGAAGGCGTTGTCCGGGCCCTTCCCGCAGCTGAAATTCTGCCCGACCGGCGGCGTCAGCCTCGCCAATCTCGCCGACTACCTTGCCCTGCCGCAGGTGATCTGCGTCGGAGGATCCTGGCTCGTGCCGGCGGATGCGGTTGCGAAACGCGACTGGGCGCGCGTGACTGAGCTTGCGAGGGAAGCGCGCGACGCCGTGAAGGCGATCCGCGGTTAA
- the pgl gene encoding 6-phosphogluconolactonase encodes MSAVGPLAWHRFETLAGASEALAEAVAVRLRAAISARGDALLAVPGGTTPARFLAALGAHDLAWDKVTLMPTDERFVAPDDAASNERMIRDAFSPLRDERASFVSFHNAGDDLAAAARSLDAVLSRLPAIDILVSGMGADGHIASLFPGDAAATRSDDAIHAVAARPPGLPPRISLSAARIAKAGWATLLIAGKEKETTLATAQALPAAYPVGILLRRPQGLDVYWAKA; translated from the coding sequence GTGAGCGCGGTGGGCCCGCTCGCCTGGCATCGTTTCGAGACGCTGGCCGGCGCATCCGAAGCGCTGGCCGAGGCTGTCGCAGTGCGCCTGCGTGCCGCCATATCCGCCCGCGGGGACGCGTTGCTCGCGGTCCCTGGCGGTACGACGCCGGCACGTTTTCTTGCGGCACTCGGCGCGCATGACCTCGCCTGGGACAAGGTGACCCTGATGCCGACCGACGAGCGCTTCGTCGCGCCGGACGATGCCGCCTCGAACGAGCGCATGATCCGGGACGCCTTCTCCCCCTTGCGTGACGAACGGGCCAGCTTCGTGTCCTTCCACAATGCCGGCGACGATCTCGCAGCGGCAGCGCGCAGCCTCGATGCCGTGCTCTCGCGCCTGCCTGCGATCGACATCCTGGTCAGTGGCATGGGTGCCGATGGGCACATCGCCTCGCTCTTTCCCGGCGACGCCGCAGCTACGCGCAGCGACGACGCGATCCACGCCGTCGCAGCCCGTCCGCCCGGCCTCCCACCTCGCATCTCACTCTCGGCCGCGCGAATCGCGAAGGCAGGTTGGGCAACCCTGCTCATTGCCGGCAAGGAGAAGGAAACGACGCTGGCGACGGCTCAGGCCCTCCCGGCGGCCTATCCGGTCGGCATCCTGCTGCGACGGCCGCAGGGGCTCGACGTTTACTGGGCCAAGGCTTAA
- the zwf gene encoding glucose-6-phosphate dehydrogenase — protein MDAVADHVVKLEAAPERTPVPPFDLVIFGASGDLALRKLFPALAQRNQEGVLPEESRILAMVRKSEDVAGLPGEISRKLTEEGLSAARIETFLRRLSVVQVDALKPETYAGLRQELGDSERVRSFYLSTPPDLFIPICENLASAGILTPTSRVILEKPLGRDLASAREINDAVARILPESRTYRIDHYLGKETVQNLLVLRFANTLFERSWSSRDIDNVQITVAETVGLESRAGYYDKAGHLRDMVQNHVLQLLCLFAIEPPNLLEADAVRDEKVRVLKALKPIVGPDVLRATVRGQYGQGVSGGARVHGYAEELGHASNTETFVAIRCELETWRWAGVPIYLRTGKRMAQRYSEIAVTFKPVPHSIFGSAGDCGRLDANRLIIRLQPNDGVQMQLMMKVPGSGKLKIVPRQLDLRYDTAFGVRSPDAYERLLTDVIRGDQTLFMRRDEVEQAWAWIDPIIAGWQEYYPQPHRYAAGSWGPSQAIGLIEREGRSWADPELME, from the coding sequence ATGGATGCCGTCGCCGATCATGTCGTGAAGCTCGAAGCTGCGCCGGAGCGCACGCCGGTCCCGCCCTTCGATCTCGTGATCTTCGGTGCCAGCGGCGATCTGGCCCTGCGCAAGCTCTTTCCGGCCCTGGCCCAACGCAATCAGGAGGGCGTGCTGCCGGAGGAAAGTCGCATCCTGGCGATGGTGCGCAAGAGCGAGGATGTCGCCGGACTGCCCGGCGAGATCAGCCGGAAGCTCACCGAGGAGGGGCTTTCCGCCGCCCGGATCGAGACGTTCCTGCGCAGGCTCTCCGTGGTGCAGGTCGATGCCCTGAAGCCTGAGACCTATGCCGGCCTGCGGCAGGAACTCGGCGATTCGGAGCGCGTGCGCTCCTTCTATCTCTCGACGCCGCCCGATCTTTTCATCCCCATCTGCGAGAACCTCGCCAGCGCCGGCATCCTGACGCCGACCTCGCGCGTCATTCTCGAAAAGCCCTTGGGACGGGATCTCGCCTCCGCCCGCGAGATCAACGACGCAGTGGCAAGGATCCTTCCGGAAAGCCGCACGTACCGGATCGATCATTATCTCGGCAAGGAGACGGTCCAGAACCTTCTGGTGCTGCGCTTTGCCAACACCCTGTTCGAGCGCTCCTGGTCGAGCCGCGACATCGACAATGTCCAGATCACGGTTGCCGAGACGGTCGGCCTCGAGTCACGTGCCGGCTATTACGACAAGGCCGGGCACTTGCGTGACATGGTGCAGAACCACGTGCTGCAACTGCTCTGCCTGTTCGCGATCGAGCCGCCGAATCTGCTCGAAGCCGATGCCGTCCGCGACGAGAAGGTCAGGGTGCTGAAGGCTCTCAAGCCGATCGTCGGCCCCGATGTGCTGCGGGCGACCGTGCGCGGACAATATGGTCAGGGCGTCAGCGGCGGCGCGCGCGTCCATGGCTATGCCGAGGAGCTCGGCCACGCCAGCAACACCGAAACCTTCGTCGCGATCCGCTGCGAACTCGAGACCTGGCGCTGGGCCGGCGTCCCGATCTATCTGCGCACCGGCAAGCGCATGGCGCAGCGCTATTCCGAGATCGCCGTTACCTTCAAGCCGGTGCCGCATTCGATCTTCGGGAGTGCTGGCGATTGCGGGCGGCTCGACGCCAATCGCCTGATCATCCGCCTGCAGCCCAATGACGGCGTGCAGATGCAGCTGATGATGAAGGTGCCAGGCTCCGGCAAGCTGAAGATTGTCCCCCGCCAGCTCGATCTGCGCTACGACACCGCCTTCGGCGTGCGCTCACCCGATGCCTATGAGCGGCTGCTGACGGATGTGATCCGCGGCGACCAGACCCTGTTCATGCGCCGCGACGAGGTCGAGCAGGCCTGGGCCTGGATCGATCCGATCATTGCCGGTTGGCAGGAGTACTATCCGCAGCCGCATCGCTATGCCGCCGGCTCCTGGGGGCCGTCTCAGGCGATCGGTCTGATCGAGCGCGAAGGGCGATCCTGGGCCGACCCGGAGCTGATGGAGTGA
- a CDS encoding ABC transporter ATP-binding protein, with translation MNTNPAIIVEKLNVSFGDSHVVKDLSFSVASGESYGIVGESGSGKSTVLRVLAGLNREWSGDVTILGSKQPKVRDKAFYRAVQMVFQDPYGSLHPKKTVDDTLAEPLAIHGIGDAEARIERAMKDVGLPNSFRFRFPHQLSGGQRQRVAIARALVLEPKILLLDEPTSALDVSIQAEVLNLLQALRKERNLTYILVSHDLAVVAHMCERLLVMQFGRGVEEMTAETLAARSPQTAYAQQLLVASEGFRRQTA, from the coding sequence ATGAACACGAACCCCGCCATCATTGTCGAGAAGCTGAACGTTTCCTTCGGCGACTCCCATGTCGTGAAGGACCTCTCCTTCTCGGTTGCATCAGGCGAGAGCTACGGCATTGTCGGTGAATCCGGCTCGGGCAAGTCGACCGTGCTGCGCGTTCTCGCCGGCCTGAACCGCGAATGGAGCGGCGACGTCACGATCCTGGGCAGCAAGCAGCCCAAGGTTCGCGACAAGGCCTTCTATCGCGCCGTGCAGATGGTCTTCCAGGACCCTTATGGCAGCCTTCATCCGAAGAAGACGGTCGACGATACGCTGGCCGAGCCGCTGGCCATTCACGGCATCGGCGACGCCGAGGCGCGCATCGAACGCGCCATGAAGGATGTCGGGCTGCCGAATTCGTTCCGCTTCCGCTTCCCGCATCAGCTCTCCGGTGGCCAGCGCCAGCGCGTGGCGATCGCGCGGGCGCTGGTGCTGGAACCGAAGATCCTGCTGCTCGACGAGCCGACGTCGGCGCTCGACGTCTCGATTCAGGCCGAAGTGCTGAACCTGCTCCAGGCGCTGCGCAAGGAGCGCAATCTGACCTACATCCTGGTCAGCCACGATCTCGCGGTGGTCGCCCATATGTGCGAGCGGCTGCTGGTCATGCAATTCGGCCGTGGTGTTGAGGAGATGACGGCCGAAACGCTGGCCGCGCGTTCGCCGCAGACGGCTTATGCCCAGCAATTGCTGGTCGCGAGCGAAGGCTTCCGCCGCCAGACCGCCTGA
- a CDS encoding ABC transporter ATP-binding protein — translation MMRAPDSPIEQPLLELDNLRVNFHTATGIVRAVRGLSFTLGRERLGIVGESGSGKSMTGRAILDLIPHPGEVQADKLVYRGQNLLTMDKGTRRKLRGRHISMVMQDPKFSLNPVKTVGEQIAEAYRVHHKASSREAKERSLTMLEAVQIREPGRVYDLYPHEVSGGMGQRVMIAMMLIAEPDILIADEPTSALDVTVQLQVLKILDDLVTSRGMGLIFISHDLHLVQSFCDRVIVMYGGKAMETLPAAELADESARAHRHPYTLGLLDCLPDLDHPKAKLATLKRDPAWLA, via the coding sequence ATGATGCGCGCACCAGATAGCCCGATTGAACAGCCGCTGCTCGAACTCGACAATCTGCGGGTCAATTTCCACACCGCGACCGGCATTGTCCGCGCCGTGCGCGGGCTGTCCTTCACGCTCGGTCGCGAACGGCTCGGCATCGTCGGCGAGTCCGGCTCCGGCAAGTCGATGACCGGCCGCGCCATTCTCGACCTCATCCCCCATCCCGGCGAGGTTCAGGCCGACAAGCTCGTCTATCGCGGGCAGAACCTGCTGACGATGGACAAGGGCACGCGCCGCAAGCTGCGCGGCCGCCATATCTCGATGGTGATGCAGGATCCGAAATTCTCGCTCAATCCGGTGAAGACGGTGGGCGAGCAGATCGCGGAAGCCTATCGCGTCCATCACAAGGCGAGTTCGCGCGAGGCCAAGGAGCGCAGCCTCACCATGCTGGAAGCGGTGCAGATCCGCGAGCCGGGACGCGTCTATGATCTCTACCCGCACGAAGTCTCGGGCGGCATGGGGCAGCGCGTGATGATCGCAATGATGCTGATCGCCGAGCCCGACATCCTGATCGCCGACGAGCCAACGTCGGCCCTCGACGTCACCGTGCAATTGCAGGTGCTGAAGATCCTTGATGACCTCGTCACCAGCCGCGGCATGGGACTGATCTTCATCAGCCATGACCTGCATCTCGTGCAGTCCTTCTGCGACCGCGTCATCGTCATGTATGGCGGCAAGGCGATGGAGACGCTGCCGGCCGCCGAACTCGCCGACGAGAGCGCACGCGCCCATCGCCATCCCTATACGCTGGGCCTGCTCGACTGCCTGCCGGATCTCGACCATCCCAAGGCCAAGCTCGCCACCCTGAAACGTGACCCGGCATGGCTGGCATGA
- the nikC gene encoding nickel transporter permease, whose protein sequence is MTEQTSSGWTAWLITDSPASRRQARLGQYYRQWLAFRRNPAAVIGLTIVVLLLLAAAFAPLLAPYDPLAQALDKRLLPPSATNWFGTDSLGRDIFSRVVYGSRVTLVIVLLVVITVGPIGLLIGAAAGYLGGWVDRVLMRITDVFLAFPRLVLALAFVAALGPGLENAVIAIAFTAWPPYARVARAETLIIRNQDYISAVRLQGASQWRIVLRHVVPMCLPSLIVRSTLDMAGIILTAAGLGFLGLGAQPPIPEWGAMISAGREQIFDQWWVATFPGLAICVVALGFNLLGDGLRDVMDAR, encoded by the coding sequence ATGACCGAACAGACTTCGTCCGGCTGGACTGCCTGGCTCATCACCGATTCCCCCGCATCGCGCCGTCAGGCACGGCTCGGCCAGTATTATCGGCAATGGCTCGCGTTCCGGCGCAACCCCGCAGCCGTCATCGGGCTGACCATCGTCGTGCTGCTGCTGCTCGCAGCCGCCTTCGCGCCACTGCTCGCGCCCTATGATCCGCTGGCGCAGGCTCTCGATAAGCGCCTGCTGCCGCCATCGGCAACGAACTGGTTCGGCACGGATTCGCTCGGTCGGGATATCTTCAGCCGGGTCGTCTACGGCTCGCGCGTCACGCTCGTCATCGTGCTGCTCGTCGTCATCACCGTGGGGCCGATCGGCCTCCTGATCGGCGCTGCCGCGGGCTATCTCGGCGGCTGGGTCGATCGTGTCCTGATGCGCATCACCGACGTCTTCCTGGCTTTCCCGCGCCTGGTGCTCGCGCTCGCTTTCGTCGCGGCCCTCGGACCCGGACTTGAAAATGCGGTCATCGCCATCGCGTTCACGGCCTGGCCGCCCTATGCGCGCGTCGCCCGCGCCGAGACCCTGATCATCCGCAACCAGGACTACATCTCCGCGGTCCGGCTGCAGGGGGCTTCGCAATGGCGGATCGTACTCAGGCATGTCGTGCCGATGTGCCTGCCGTCCCTGATCGTGCGGTCCACGCTCGACATGGCCGGCATCATCCTGACGGCTGCCGGGCTCGGCTTCCTGGGCCTCGGCGCGCAGCCGCCGATCCCGGAATGGGGCGCGATGATCTCGGCCGGCCGCGAGCAGATTTTCGACCAGTGGTGGGTCGCGACCTTCCCCGGTCTTGCCATCTGCGTTGTCGCGCTCGGCTTCAACCTGCTGGGCGACGGCCTGCGCGACGTCATGGATGCGAGGTGA
- a CDS encoding ABC transporter permease — MASSRDTWAGKSGRWGKIAGRELSTVAITMFGLLLVTFLIARVMPIDPVLAVVGDRAPADVYDKARLDLGLDKPLWQQFAIYIGKVFTGDLGRSVLTSNTVVDDIKTVFPATLELATLGTLIGIMLGVPLGIVAAVHQGRWPDQIARVIGLIGYSIPVFWLGLMGLLLFYAKLGWVAGPGRISVAYQDFVTPITGVIMLDAAMQGEWDAFWDAFSHLILPASVLGLLSVAYISRMTRSFMINELQQQYVIAARVKGVSEWQVIWGHALRNAVVPLVTVIALSYMHLLEGSVLTETIFAWPGLGRYITNSLLNADMNAVLGGTLVVGAVFIGVNLFSDIIGRLADPRAR, encoded by the coding sequence ATGGCGTCATCGCGCGATACATGGGCGGGCAAATCGGGCCGCTGGGGCAAGATTGCCGGGCGAGAGCTCAGTACGGTCGCCATCACGATGTTCGGGCTCCTGCTCGTCACCTTCCTGATCGCGCGCGTGATGCCGATCGACCCGGTGCTCGCCGTGGTCGGTGACCGGGCTCCAGCCGATGTCTACGACAAGGCGCGGCTCGACCTCGGCCTCGACAAGCCGCTCTGGCAGCAATTCGCGATTTATATCGGCAAGGTCTTCACCGGCGATCTCGGACGCTCCGTATTGACCTCGAATACCGTGGTCGACGACATCAAGACCGTCTTCCCGGCGACCCTTGAACTGGCGACGCTGGGCACGCTGATCGGCATCATGCTGGGCGTGCCGCTTGGCATCGTCGCCGCCGTACACCAGGGGCGCTGGCCCGACCAGATCGCCCGCGTCATCGGGTTGATCGGCTATTCGATCCCGGTCTTCTGGCTTGGCCTCATGGGTCTTCTGCTGTTCTACGCCAAGCTCGGATGGGTCGCCGGACCCGGGCGTATTTCGGTGGCGTATCAGGATTTCGTGACGCCGATCACCGGTGTGATCATGCTTGATGCCGCCATGCAAGGTGAGTGGGATGCGTTCTGGGACGCCTTCTCCCATCTGATCCTGCCGGCCTCCGTCCTGGGCCTGCTCAGTGTCGCCTATATCAGCCGCATGACGCGCAGCTTCATGATCAACGAGCTGCAGCAGCAATACGTCATCGCCGCCCGGGTCAAGGGCGTGTCGGAGTGGCAGGTCATCTGGGGCCATGCTCTGCGCAATGCCGTCGTGCCGCTCGTGACGGTGATCGCACTCTCCTACATGCATCTGCTCGAAGGTTCGGTGCTGACCGAGACCATCTTCGCCTGGCCTGGCCTCGGCCGCTACATCACCAATTCCCTGCTCAATGCCGATATGAACGCCGTGCTCGGCGGCACTCTGGTGGTCGGCGCGGTCTTCATCGGGGTCAATCTGTTCTCCGACATCATTGGCCGGCTGGCCGATCCGCGGGCGCGCTGA